Below is a window of Plectropomus leopardus isolate mb unplaced genomic scaffold, YSFRI_Pleo_2.0 unplaced_scaffold28913, whole genome shotgun sequence DNA.
GTATATAtacattttgcataaaaatacaatgaGTCTTGGGTGCACTGCATGCAGTGACGTTAATGTGAGAGCTGTTTGGTAAATAATTTAGGAAAAATAGATGccaccaattattttgagattttacattaaaaaaaacccataaaattgTCTTACCATGTCTTcatatttttaagacttttgaaagattgatttaagacattttaataccacttacagcattatttttggatgagttcattaaatttaatttaatgccttttaagacgtTTCGTGGATCTGCCGTAGCTCCTGTTAGCGTGTGCACATAcgtgtaaaattaaaattgcaaatttaaaCCCATCAGCAAAAATATGCCTCAGCTCGCATGCAGTAATCCTCTGGTAGCCTTCACACCATGTTGCTCAAACTTCATAAAGAAAAGCGCCGTTATGAAGCGTGTATTTTTCGTTATTCTCACATAACCCTAACCCTGGAAACAGATCCGGACGTTTGTTGTGGTTTTGCTCACAGATTTAGATCACAGACTGCTGCTCTAGTTTCTGATGTGGCTGCAGGATGACggtgcaaaatgtttttctgggTCTCTTAACTCTCGGCTCTGACCTTCGCGCCAACAGAGCGTTCATCTCCTCCATCAGCCCTCCGCTTCCTCCGCTTGTTCGATTGGCATCGTTTTTGCCGCCTGAGGAGCTGTCGTCTTGGGGCTGCGGAGAGGAGAAGAGCCCAAAGTTACCTCCCTGAAGTTTGATCAAGAGCTCAGagtgacaaacacaaactggCGTCTCACTCTCTGAACGCGCCGCAGTTTGGCTCCGGCGAGCATGGCGGCGAGACCCGTCTGAGCGGGGGGCTCGTCCACGTGACTCCCTCCACCCATGGGAAGAGGAGGTGGGAGAGGAGGTGGGGGCGCCCCTGCTGAAGGTGGTGGAGGTCCCGGCGGTGGCGGAGGGGGAGGAGGACCGCCCATGTTCATTGGTGGAGGTATTACTGGGGGGGCCACGGAGAGCACAGCAGGGTGGCCTTGGAAAGGAGAACCTGGAGACAAAGATGGAGTCAGATTGTTTATACGTGTATCCAACTGGGGggtcgtggtccaaaagtgggtcacaggtCCATTCTGAGGGGACCGCAAGTGACTCGCAACAATTTCAAGTTTGAACTACAAATAAGTTTTGTCGTGACTCAGgcaaaatgcatgaaatgtttcttacacatgatgtgttcaaggatagttcaaattttgaaaatacaacgataatttctgattttaaagtttctagctgtgataaatggtgtaattttggcaatttttgtttCACTGGCCTGTGGTTTTGAAGGcgtattttctttaaaacatcacattttttttcttgcatttaaaaaaccccaaacaaataaaaacccaaaaacattcagagaaaaagaaaattgcccaaaaaatgtttaaaccaacccccctcccccaaaaaaatgccacaaattttttaaaaaaaaaaaaaattcatcaaaggttatttaaaaaaaaaaaaccaaaacaataataaaataaaattttaaaaatgcttaaaatattttaaagaaaattctttaactttttaaaatattacccaaaaattttcacggtaaaaaaaatctctaaaaactttaaaagcaaaaacaaattccACTAAGCCCCCGGTGTCTTCAAAAGCTAGAAACGCCCCCAGTTTTGACCAACTGcacaatgttttatttcattgttttaagcccatgtgttatttaaataacaaataaaaccgAATGTGTGGTAATTTCTCTCGTGCAGACCCTGCGCTAATGACTGAGGAGACATCTGGACCCAGTGGCCGGGTGTACCTGAGTTGGACGACCGTCGCTCCCGCTCCATGTGCgcctgcatctgctgctgctgctccatcaTCTGCCTGAAGGGACGGAGGGGGACACACAGCCGCTCACTTAATATCACAAATGTCACGTCTTATCTGTGATCCTGTCACATGATCCTGCCTTAAAGCTGCGACAGGAAACTTCAAACATCAGCAGGTCCAAATAAAAGTGACAAGTAACCTAAAAAAGGCTTCAGACAGTAATTACTGCAGGTCCGCTGTGCACAAGCTGCGACCAAACAGCTCTAAATATAGTGACGATAAAGGTTTCAAAAATACACTTTCTTTGCgtctttttctccattttttacagacagaggagaaaacTAACATCGTCCTTCGTGGGTCTTTATCAGTGTGTTGTCAAATCAGATAAATGAATTTAATTCCAGCACATATTATCATGATTTACCTTTCTTTAAGGTAACCGCAGGAGACCTGCAGGAGCATATTTTCTAAACCAGcagttagatttaggaaaagatcatagGTTGGGCGTCATCATGTTACATAAGCTACTTAGCGTAATATTACGTAATTAATGTAATAAGTTGCGTAATGTCatataattcaacatttttagtgtttttaagtttttatacaTCCATCCACCCCAAACACCGGTTCATTATTGAGAACAAGTGGATTTTTTGCTAAAtgttaagaaattccctcaaggtgttcttgagatgttcACGAAAatgaggtcaaggtcacagtgaccttgacctctgaacACCAAATTATAATCAGCACATCTTTGAGTCAAATGTTTGTGTCcgatttgaagaaatcccctcaaggtgTTCGTGACATAACACATTTAGGTCCTTCCATGCCAACTCACCCAAAATCCAGTTTTGTTAAATTCATTGGACATTGCGTAATCCTTTAGCTGTACTCTAAATGGTCCTCTGAGCGAAATTCCAGCTTTTTTTGCGATTCTCTGTATGTGTATCTTAAAACTAACCGATCACGAATGTTTCACTGGATTGGGTTGAAATTTGTTCCGAATATCCAAAAGACCCTTAGGCACTTTGGAGTACAGCTATAGGATTTTGCAAAGTTGCACAAATTTAGAAGTTTATAGAAGTttcaacatgactttttttcaagaaCATCCTTTACATGAGCTGGGAGCCAGTGACCTTTCACCTATGACCACCACAATCTAATAAGcttatccttgagtccaagtggatatttgtgttaaaatttgaagaaattcctttaaggtgattttgagatattgtgttcacaataataaaacagacaaggtcacatagaccttgacctttcacctatgaccaccaaaatctaataaactcatctttaagtccaagtggatctttgtgttaaaatttgaagaaattcctttaagatgatcttgagatattgtgttcaaaataataaaacagacaaggtcacatagaccttgacctttcacctatGACCACCTAAATCTAAtaagctcatccttgagtccaagtggatatttgtgttaaaatttgaagaaattccttaaAGAtgatcttgagatattgtgttaacaataataaaacagacaaggtcacagagaccttgaa
It encodes the following:
- the LOC121938227 gene encoding ena/VASP-like protein, coding for QMMEQQQQMQAHMERERRSSNSGSPFQGHPAVLSVAPPVIPPPMNMGGPPPPPPPPGPPPPSAGAPPPPLPPPLPMGGGSHVDEPPAQTGLAAMLAGAKLRRVQRPQDDSSSGGKNDANRTSGGSGGLMEEMNALLAR